The sequence AGCACCGGCCCGTTCGCCAGGACCAGCAGACCCAGGCCCAGCAGGTTCAGGGCCGCGCCGACCTTCAGCGCGTGCGCGTTGCTGATGCGCCGCGCGACCGCCACCGCCGGGAGGCTCAGGCACGCCAGGGTGATGGCGGGCAGCGCGTTCATGACGCCCTGCCACTCGGCACCCAGGCCCAGCGCCCGCAGGTAGAAGTTCAGGAACAGCGCCGTGAACGCCTGCGACAGCCCGAACGCGAACACCGACGCCAGGAACAGCCACACCTGCCGCGAGAAGCGCCACGTCTGCCCCCGCTGCGCGTTCAGTGGATCGCCGCTCACGCCACGCCGACTTTCGGGCAGAAGCTCGCCATGACGCACGCGCCGCACTCAGGTTTGCGGGCCGCGCAGACCCGGCGGCCGTGCAGGATCAGCGCGTGGTGCAGGAACACCCACCGTTCACGCGGGAACAGGCGCTGCAGGTCCGATTCCACCTTGTCGGGGTTCGACTGGGTGCTCAGGCCCAGGCGGCGCGCCAGCCGACCCACGTGCGTGTCCACCGCGATCGCCGGATACCCGAACGCGTTCGACAGGACCACGTTCGCGGTCTTGCGGCCCGCGCCCGGCAGCGCCACCACCGCCTCGAAATCGTTCGGGACCTCCCCGCCGTGCCGCTCGACCAGCAGCCGCGCCAGCGCCGCGAGGTTGCGGGCCTTGGCGCGGTACAGCCCGATCCGGCGGATGTACGGCTCGATGTCCTCCGCGTCCGCGCGGCTCATGGCGTGCGCGTCCGGGAACGCCTCGAACAGCGCGGGCGTCGCCGCGTTCACGCTCACGTCCGTCGCCTGCGCGCTCAGCACCGTCGCCACCAGCAACTCGAACGGCGTGCGGAACTCCAGTTCCGTCCGCGCGTCCGGGTACAGGCCCTCCAGCGCCGCCAGGACCTGCGGCGCCCGCACCCGCGCGCCCGGGGGCAGTCGCGCCCCAGTCTTCTTCTTCCCGCCTGTCTGCCCAGTCACCTCGCCACGCTACACCCCCCTCATGCGGCACGTCCGCGCGCCTGGGACAGCCGCAACCCCCACCCGCTCAACCGCGTACCTGACCACATGAGACTCATTGCCATCCTGCTGGGCATACTCGCCGCCATCGGCCTGCTACTGGGCTTCCTGCCGCTGCTGGGCTGGCTGAACTGGCTCCTGGTCCTGCCGCCCGCCGTGCTGGGCCTGATCCTCGCCGTGCTCGCCAAGGACCGGGGCGCGACCACCCTGAATGTCGTGGTGCTGGCCCTGGCCGCGCTGCGCCTCTTCCTGGGCGGCGGCGTGTTCTAGGCCAATTCGCCGGTTCCCGCGCACTCTTGCGCGATTCCGGGGTGAATGCTACTCTGCACAGGCCCGCGCGGACAGCGCGCGTGAACGGGTCCTTAGCTCAGTTGGTAGAGCGGCGGTCTCCAAAACCGTAGGTCGTGGGTTCAAGTCCTACAGGGCCCGCCACGAAACACCTCCACCCAGTCGGTGGGGGTGTTTTTCTCTTGCGGTTTCGGCCGCTCTGCCCCCCTGCCCGTCTGATGGAAGCACTGAGGGAATGAAGGTCAGATGTGGGCTTTACCCTACCGGACTTGGGCTGGCACTCATTAGAATGGGCCGGATCGTCCCCTGCACCGTTCAAGGAGTCCCATGAAGAACCTGCCCATCCTGTCCCTGGTCGTCCTGACCACCGTGCTCTCCAGCTGCAGCAAGATCGTCGGGGCGGCCATTCCTGCCCAGACGATCGCCAACCCCGCCGGTCTGGAAGGCAAGCAACTCGTGGCGTCCTCACCCCTGGTGATCGAGTCCGTGAAGGGCACCGTCAGCTACAGCACGGCCGGCGCCCCCTTTGATGACATCCAGATCCCGGACCTGCCCTTCGGCATCAAGCCCGGCGGGCTGGACTTCAAGACTGGCTTCAGTCAGGTGGCCGTGAACGGCGTGTGCGTGAAGCCGCAGACGTTCACCGTGACCGTCAGGGACGTGAAGGTGGACGCCAGCGACGCGGCGGCCAGCGCCACGTTCACCGCCGCATCGGGCGCGCAGTTCACGCTGACCA comes from Deinococcus sedimenti and encodes:
- the nth gene encoding endonuclease III; translated protein: MTGQTGGKKKTGARLPPGARVRAPQVLAALEGLYPDARTELEFRTPFELLVATVLSAQATDVSVNAATPALFEAFPDAHAMSRADAEDIEPYIRRIGLYRAKARNLAALARLLVERHGGEVPNDFEAVVALPGAGRKTANVVLSNAFGYPAIAVDTHVGRLARRLGLSTQSNPDKVESDLQRLFPRERWVFLHHALILHGRRVCAARKPECGACVMASFCPKVGVA